GCCTCTGTTCCCCGGTGGTCAGCGATGCGAGCAGGCCGCGGAACAGGGTGCGCGAAATCCTCGGGTTCATCGCAACACCTCCCGGCGTTCGGTCTGGGGTTTCAGTGGGGCTCCCCCCGGAGTAGAAGGGTGGGCGTGCGGAGTAATGCCAGTCTAGGGTCGACCGAGCCCGACTTCAAGAGGCAACATGCCCGCTCACTTGGTTGCGGGCTCCCCGGGATGGCACTGGGCGGTGTCTCCACCAACCCGGCATGGGGCACAGACCGTGCGGGTCCTTCGGTCGCCACACCCTGCCTGCACGAGGCAGCCCCATGGGCGGCCGGCCCGAATCGGAGACAGCTGTTCATAAAGGATTAGGGACGAGTGTCACCTACCTGCCCGGGCCCCCCAACGTACAATGTATTCGGAATATGGAATATTACTCATGGAGGCGGCCGATGGAAGGCTATGTTGCTGCCGGTGATCTGCTCAAGGCTTGTGGACACCCGGTCCGCCTCCGGATCTTGGAGGTCCTGCTCCAGGATGGAGAGGCTTGCGTCTGTCATCTGGAGGCGCAGCTTGGGCAGCGCCAGGCGGCGATGTCACAGCATCTCTCCCGCCTGCGCCAGGCTGGGCTGGTGACCGACCGGCGGGACGGCTGGAACGTGTACTACTCG
The nucleotide sequence above comes from Anaerolineales bacterium. Encoded proteins:
- a CDS encoding metalloregulator ArsR/SmtB family transcription factor, producing the protein MEGYVAAGDLLKACGHPVRLRILEVLLQDGEACVCHLEAQLGQRQAAMSQHLSRLRQAGLVTDRRDGWNVYYSVAESSLAPLLAAARRTADGVARSNGRRLTFQAPSRRSGKACPCPRCGETVAEPAAG